The DNA sequence CGACAAGGATGGTTTGGTAGAAAAAGTGGTTGGTTTTGATAAAAACAAATTAGATGAAATCTTAAAATAATATGATTTTTGTAAACTACAAAACCTATAGCAAGGGAAGCGGACTAAGTGCTGTGTCATTAACAAAAATTCTTGAAGAGGTTTCAAGAAGTGAACACATAAAAATTATTCCTGTTGTTCAAGCGATTGATGCTGAATTAGTGATTGACAGTACGCGGTTGGATGTTTGGGTACAACACATTGACCCGATTAGTTATGGAGCTCATACCGGTTGGACTTTACCGGAAGAAGTTGTCCGCATCGGGATAAAAGGAGTATTTTTGAATCATTCGGAACATAAATTTGCCGATTGGGAAAGTCTGGTAAAAGCCAGGGCAAGATGCGAAGAGGTAAATTTATCTACATTGATTTTTGCCGAGGATACAGACGAATTAGTAAAGATAATAAATTTGAAACCCGATTTCGTTTCATATGAACCTCCCGAACTTGTAGGGAACGAAGAAACATCAGTAAGTGAAGCAAAACCGGAAGTAATAGCTGAGGCTTCAAAAATCGCAAAAGCAAATAGTTTACCTTTAATCGTTGGAGCCGGTATCAAGTCAAAAAAAGACGTAACAACGGCGCTTGATTTGGGGGCTACAGGTATTGCCGTTGCAAGCGGTATTGTCAAATCGGAAGATCCAATGGCGAGTTTAATGGATTTGGTTGAAGGTTTTAAAAATAGCTCTTAGA is a window from the Candidatus Woesebacteria bacterium genome containing:
- a CDS encoding triose-phosphate isomerase yields the protein MIFVNYKTYSKGSGLSAVSLTKILEEVSRSEHIKIIPVVQAIDAELVIDSTRLDVWVQHIDPISYGAHTGWTLPEEVVRIGIKGVFLNHSEHKFADWESLVKARARCEEVNLSTLIFAEDTDELVKIINLKPDFVSYEPPELVGNEETSVSEAKPEVIAEASKIAKANSLPLIVGAGIKSKKDVTTALDLGATGIAVASGIVKSEDPMASLMDLVEGFKNSS